AAAAAATCCACCGGTATTCCGGCAGATTTTAAAACTGTAAAATGTTTATTTTTTATCTAAGGATTATTTCCCGTTGCTTCCTGAGCTAAAGGGACATCATTAGGCGCTGAAGCCAGGGCACTGTCGAGCGTAAATAAAGATTCATCGGTCGCTCTGTCACCTCCGGCAATTTTTAATTTATCAATAAGGTTCTGAGCCAGTGTTTCTTCTTCAATCTGTTCCTGAACGAACCACTGCATGAAATTCCAAGTGGCCCAGTCTTTTTCTTCCAGCGCCATGTCAACGATTTTGTAGATGGCCGTTGTATTATCTACTTCATGCTTAAATACCCCGTCGAAACATGCCGATAATGATTCCGGATCAGCCGGAGGAGCCGGAATAGCCTCTACTTTAGGTTTCCCGCCCCTGTTCAGAATGTATTCCATGAATTTTATAGAATGATTTCTCTCTTCCTGAGCGTGCCGGTAAAGGAAATTGGCAATTCCCTGATAACCTTTGTCATCGGCCCAGATTCCGTAGGATAAGAAAATGTGTGATGCATGAATTTCTTTGTTCATCTGCGCACTCAACGCCTGTTCCAGCGTGGGTGAAAGTCTGTTGGTATTCATAACTCATATTTTTTGTGATTGTAAAGAATGATGCAAAAATGATTCCGATCCTTTCTTCACCCTACATAATACATAACCGAATAAAATCACAATACACTGATAAGCAATATTTTAAAATAATAATTTATAGTTATTCTAAAATAAAAACCGGTTCATGAATGAACCGGTCTTGCTTAATCTTCTATTTTAGTAATGCTGATCAGATCATCACTTTATTTTTTTAGCCAAATAATCACTTTCATTGCCTAAACGGTCTATCGCTTTAATGGCAACGGCATTCAGTGTTTTTCCTTCTTTATACTTAGGAATTTCTCTGGAAAGCTGATCCATCGTCAGAATTTCGGTTTCCCAGATTCCGTTATACTGGGTAAAAAGTACCCACTGGAAAACATCTTTGATGTTCTTCACACTCCAGTTAGCCTGTACAGAAGTTCCGTTATCGGTCGTAAACAAGGTGGGAGTCTGCAGCGGAACCGCATTCAGCCATGGACTTCTCGGAATCAAAGCTTTTTCCTTATAAGGTCCGTTTTTCAGGGTTGGAAGCATATTGGCATTTTTTGTAAGCCCGGCAATACTCCAATGGATTTCTCCTGCATCATTTTTTAAGATCTGTCGTGAAATGTCAATCTGGTTTTTAATTTCTGTCGGCCTGTCAGAAGATCTCACCTCAACAGTATTCAGTCCCGGCCAGAGATGGCGCTTCATAGTGTTTTCAGACTGCCACCAGTTTAATAAAGCTTCAAAGCCCTGACCTTTAGCATCGATCGTCCAGTACAGTTGGGGTGAAAAATAATCGACCCAGCCTTTATTCAGCCATAGTTTGGCATCGGCATACAGCTCGTCGTACTGTGAAGATCCTGTAATGCCTTCCGGATAACCCGGTTTCCAGATCCCGAACGGACTGATCCCGAATCTTACGTAGCTTTTTTCTGCATGGATTTCCTTATAGATCCTTTCAACAAATTTATTGACATTATCCCTTCTCCAGTCGGCTCTTGATAATGTCCCACCACTGCTTATATAGGCATTCCAGGTTTTATGGTCGGGAAAATCAGCGCCCCTGTTGTAGGTAGCATACGGATAGAAATAGTCGTCAAAGTGGACGGCATCAATATCATACCGCTGTACAATGTCTTTTACCACATTGGAAACATGGCCCTGGGTTTTAGGATCAGCTGGATCAAACCAATACATCCCGTTCTTTAGCCGGATCACAATATCCGAAAGCTTATTCACCATGGATAAACCGTTGGGTGAGCCTCCATTCGCGTGATGGGCACGGTAAGGATTCAACCAGACATGAAGCTCCAATCCTCTCTTGTGGGCTTCTTCAATCCAGAACTGTAAAGGATCGTAGTTCGGATAAGGAGCTTTTCCTGTTTCCCCTGTCAGAAAATACGACCATGGCTCGATATTACTGGTATATAAGGCATCTGCCGAAGGTCTTACCTGGAAGATAACGGCATTAAAA
Above is a genomic segment from Chryseobacterium geocarposphaerae containing:
- a CDS encoding ferritin, with protein sequence MNTNRLSPTLEQALSAQMNKEIHASHIFLSYGIWADDKGYQGIANFLYRHAQEERNHSIKFMEYILNRGGKPKVEAIPAPPADPESLSACFDGVFKHEVDNTTAIYKIVDMALEEKDWATWNFMQWFVQEQIEEETLAQNLIDKLKIAGGDRATDESLFTLDSALASAPNDVPLAQEATGNNP
- a CDS encoding glycoside hydrolase family 10 protein, translating into MRGNQLKLILLLGFFASCSSSKTLADTTKPVKNKNTAQQSSPILKDSAIAAKTVKTPAEEVFKTNLPEIKREFRGAWIASVANINWPSRTNLTVDQQKAEAISMLDMLKDNNFNAVIFQVRPSADALYTSNIEPWSYFLTGETGKAPYPNYDPLQFWIEEAHKRGLELHVWLNPYRAHHANGGSPNGLSMVNKLSDIVIRLKNGMYWFDPADPKTQGHVSNVVKDIVQRYDIDAVHFDDYFYPYATYNRGADFPDHKTWNAYISSGGTLSRADWRRDNVNKFVERIYKEIHAEKSYVRFGISPFGIWKPGYPEGITGSSQYDELYADAKLWLNKGWVDYFSPQLYWTIDAKGQGFEALLNWWQSENTMKRHLWPGLNTVEVRSSDRPTEIKNQIDISRQILKNDAGEIHWSIAGLTKNANMLPTLKNGPYKEKALIPRSPWLNAVPLQTPTLFTTDNGTSVQANWSVKNIKDVFQWVLFTQYNGIWETEILTMDQLSREIPKYKEGKTLNAVAIKAIDRLGNESDYLAKKIK